Proteins from a single region of Sesamum indicum cultivar Zhongzhi No. 13 linkage group LG5, S_indicum_v1.0, whole genome shotgun sequence:
- the LOC105162498 gene encoding uncharacterized protein LOC105162498, with the protein MKASIKFRDEQKPLLRAKIPLNILNFPFQSGVSAGESKELSLNLSTFFDSGPSLKFSYRPNDSQNPFSFIFKTGIGHFGSPIKSPLTMSAEFNLIGNQNPSFFIHFKPDFGDFSLKKSHSSVFVKNSGEKSNGEVVDEESFVNNGYFKGRGFLPATVESKAAAGLVLNGLVKGAELSARTAMPVRDFAMVNFRWGLRVPPQEAAADEVDAVVVGRRDDRTGGIRLPLLVMNKIAIEHVSKDNSKSEKAGPSEKYDKLAEACLEVKKQLDVIQAENGLLSKALSELRSDIAAGKMDFLSEHQRNKYSGSGGIDRRGGTDKKYSGGGADRRGNSDKKSSDGGESK; encoded by the coding sequence ATGAAGGCTTCAATCAAGTTCAGGGATGAGCAGAAGCCATTGCTCAGAGCTAAAATCCCGTTGAACATTCTTAACTTCCCGTTTCAGTCTGGGGTTTCCGCCGGAGAATCCAAAGAATTGTCTCTTAATCTCAGCACCTTTTTTGATTCCGGGCCTTCGCTCAAGTTCTCTTACCGCCCCAATGATTCACAAAACCCCTTCAGCTTCATTTTCAAAACCGGGATTGGGCATTTCGGATCGCCCATCAAGAGCCCTTTAACCATGAGTGCTGAATTTAACCTCATCGGCAATCAGAACCCCAGCTTTTTCATCCACTTCAAGCCCGATTTCGGCGATTTTTCCCTCAAGAAATCGCATTCCTCTGTTTTTGTCAAGAATTCTGGGGAGAAATCAAACGGAGAGGTCGTCGATGAGGAAAGCTTTGTGAATAATGGGTATTTTAAGGGGAGAGGTTTCCTCCCGGCGACGGTCGAATCGAAGGCCGCGGCGGGGCTGGTGTTGAATGGGCTGGTTAAAGGTGCAGAGCTGAGCGCCAGGACGGCCATGCCTGTAAGGGATTTTGCGATGGTGAACTTTCGGTGGGGGCTTAGGGTTCCGCCGCAGGAGGCGGCGGCGGATGAAGTGGACGCGGTCGTGGTGGGGAGGAGGGATGACCGGACGGGTGGGATTAGGCTGCCCCTGTTGGTGATGAACAAAATAGCAATCGAACACGTGTCAAAAGATAACTCGAAGAGTGAGAAAGCAGGGCCCAGTGAGAAGTATGACAAACTGGCAGAGGCGTGTTTGGAAGTCAAGAAACAGCTTGATGTAATTCAAGCTGAGAATGGGCTTTTGAGCAAGGCTTTGAGCGAGTTAAGATCAGACATAGCTGCCGGAAAAATGGACTTCTTATCCGAACACCAGCGCAACAAATACTCGGGCAGTGGTGGAATCGACCGAAGGGGCGGTACCGACAAGAAATACTCGGGTGGTGGAGCTGATCGGAGGGGCAACAGTGACAAGAAATCATCGGATGGTGGGGAAAGCAAATGA
- the LOC105162492 gene encoding probable plastid-lipid-associated protein 13, chloroplastic — translation MACSISVHRPVIYSKLHSPPAPSFPPSTSLFFLENVYRNESCTNFSSGRRKFSRNFRAMVQQTVQGPSAAYAKEMERLSAKESLLLAFKDAGGFEALVTGKPTDVQRIDVNERIVSLERLNPTPRPTTSPYLEGRWNFEWFGPGSPGLFAARFLFERFPRELANLSKLDVVIKDGYAKVAASVKLLNSIESNFIISSKLSVEGPLRMKEEYLEGLLESPKVDEESIPQQLKGAFGQAASTLQQLPVPIKDAVAGGVKVPLGGTFERWFMISYLDDEILILRDTAGVPEVLTRLDPGPSPAFEPITEYES, via the exons ATGGCCTGCTCGATTTCAGTTCACAGGCCGGTGATCTACTCTAAGTTGCATTCTCCCCCTGCACCCTCTTTCCCACCATCGACCTCGCTattctttcttgaaaatgtttaCAGAAATGAGAGTTGCACGAATTTTAGTAGTGGTAGGAGAAAATTTAGCAGAAATTTTAGAGCAATGGTGCAGCAAACCGTGCAAGGGCCTTCAGCTGCTTATGCCAAAGAAATGGAAAGACTCTCTGCTAAAGAATCTCTGCTTCTTGCT TTCAAGGATGCTGGGGGATTTGAGGCATTGGTAACTGGGAAACCAACGGATGTGCAACGGATAGATGTGAATGAGAGAATAGTTAGTCTTGAGCGGTTGAATCCTACGCCGCGACCAACGAC GTCTCCTTATCTGGAAGGCCGATGGAATTTCGAGTGGTTTGGACCAGGGAGCCCAGGGCTCTTTGCTGCTCGGTTTTTATTTGA GAGGTTTCCTCGAGAATTggcaaatttatcaaaattggaTGTGGTGATCAAGGATGGATATGCAAAAGTTGCAGCAAGTGTGAAACTATTGAATTCG ATAGAAAGCAACTTTATCATCTCCAGCAAGTTATCTGTTGAGGGGCCACTTCGAATGAAAGAAGAGTACCTTGAAGGATTATTAGAATCCCCAAAAGTTGATGAAGAATCCATACCACAGCAGCTAAAAGGTGCTTTTGGTCAGGCAGCTAGTACACTGCAGCAGCTCCCCGTTCCTATTAAGGATGCTGTGGCTGGTGGAGTGAAGGTCCCTCTTG GTGGGACATTCGAGAGGTGGTTTATGATTTCTTATCTCGACGACGAGATCCTG ATATTAAGAGATACAGCTGGAGTGCCTGAAGTTCTTACAAGACTGGATCCAGGACCATCACCTGCGTTCGAACCAATAACCGAGTATGAAAGTTGA
- the LOC105162497 gene encoding enoyl-[acyl-carrier-protein] reductase [NADH], chloroplastic yields the protein MAATATPSTQIATPKPCISASCKTSRSRIACFGSETKGTSWTKLRSSSLISATQSLSKSYDCKPFKSERHVVKAMSGASDKQPLPGLPIDLRGKRAFIAGVADDNGYGWAIAKSLAAAGAEILVGTWVPALNIFETSLRRGKFDESRVLPDGSLMEITKVYPLDAVYDSPEDVPEDVKANKRYSGSTKWTVKEVAETVKQDFGTIDILVHSLANGPEVSKPLLETSRNGYLAAISASSYSFVSLLKHFLPVMNPGGATISLTYIASEKIIPGYGGGMSSAKAALESDTKVLAFEAGRKHNIRVNTISAGPLRSRAAKAIGFIDMMIDYSLENAPLQKELTADEVGNAAAFLASPLASAITGAVVYVDNGLNAMGVGVDSPVFKDLDIPKAQKS from the exons ATGGCTGCAACAGCAACTCCAAGCACACAGATTGCGACGCCAAAACCATGCATTTCTGCATCCTGTAAAACCTCCAGATCAAGAATTGCATGTTTTGGTAGTGAAACCAAAGGCACATCTTGGACAAAGCTTCGGAGCTCGTCTCTCATATCTGCAACACAGTCTCTTTCCAAAAGCTACGACTGTAAACCATTTAAATCTGAAAGGCATGTTGTGAAAGCAATGTCAGGAGCAAGTGATAAACAGCCTTTGCCCGGATTGCCCATTGATCTTAGAG GAAAGAGGGCATTTATTGCTGGTGTAGCTGATGATAATGGGTATGGGTGGGCAATTGCAAAATCTCTTGCAGCTGCTGGTGCTGAAATTCTCGTGGGCACATGGGTTCCT GCACTAAATATCTTCGAGACCAGCCTAAGGCGAGGAAAGTTTGATGAATCCCGCGT GTTGCCAGATGGTTCTTTGATGGAAATTACAAAAGTCTACCCGTTAGATGCAGTTTATGACAGTCCCGAGGATGTCCCTGAAgat GTCAAAGCAAATAAACGCTATTCAGGATCCACAAAGTGGACTGTGAAG GAAGTTGCTGAAACAGTGAAACAGGATTTCGGCACAATTGATATTCTTGTGCATTCACTTGCCAATGGACCAGAG GTTAGCAAGCCGCTTCTGGAGACATCCAGAAACGGTTATCTTGCAGCCATCTCGGCATCAAGTTATTCCTTTGTTTCCCTTCTCAAACATTTTCTCCCCGTCATGAATCCAG GTGGTGCCACAATTTCCCTGACATACATTGCATCTGAGAAGATAATACCAGG ATACGGTGGTGGCATGAGTTCTGCAAAGGCTGCTCTTGAGAGCGACACAAAG GTGCTTGCATTCGAAGCTGGAAGAAAACACAACATCAGAGTCAACACCATATCTGCAG GCCCGTTAAGAAGCCGAGCTGCAAAAGCTATTGGTTTTATTGACATGATGATCGACTACTCGTTGGAGAACGCACCCTTGCAGAAGGAGCTAACTGCTG ATGAGGTGGGCAACGCTGCTGCATTTCTGGCATCCCCATTGGCATCGGCTATCACCGGTGCGGTTGTTTATGTCGACAACGGTCTCAATGCAATGGGAGTCGGAGTCGACAGCCCAGTTTTTAAGGATCTTGATATTCCAAAAGCCCAGAAAAGTTAG
- the LOC105162610 gene encoding VQ motif-containing protein 17-like, translating into MKRLSAQETAAAVSPDMHNNSQRSRRKPKIRIIHIFAPEIIKTDAANFRELVQRLTGNPIKSHHNICSTKKIRSTSRRVPTRQEPRIFVSDRKRELGVREMRNIKGDDQEEVCGGGNTVFAEFDGLMKEIGDHHDDEFPFMDLQLV; encoded by the coding sequence ATGAAAAGATTATCTGCCCAGgaaacagcagcagcagtatCACCAGACATGCACAACAACTCCCAAAGGAGTCGACGGAAGCCGAAAATCCGAATAATCCACATATTTGCACCAGAGATCATCAAAACAGACGCTGCAAACTTCAGAGAACTTGTCCAAAGACTAACTGGAAACCCAATTAAATCTCATCATAACATTTGCAGCACGAAGAAAATTAGGTCAACATCAAGAAGGGTTCCAACAAGACAGGAGCCAAGAATCTTTGTCTCAGACAGGAAACGGGAATTGGGTGTGAGGGAGATGAGGAACATAAAGGGAGATGATCAAGAAGAGGTTTGTGGGGGTGGGAATACAGTTTTTGCAGAGTTTGATGGTTTGATGAAGGAGATTGGTGATCATCATGATGATGAGTTTCCATTTATGGATCTACAACTGGTCTGA
- the LOC105162494 gene encoding 11 kDa late embryogenesis abundant protein-like: MQSAKETASNVAASAKAGMEKTKATVQEKAERMTTRDPIQKDMATQKKEDRIYEAERQKQEAREHNAAARQTGGGAYGEGYTTGTTGGVLGHDYTTGTGGTGAGGYTAEGGLGSDYPQETMGGMTGTGATTGGGGRVRHQHPSTGGGARTGHGTGSTY, encoded by the exons ATGCAGTCTGCTAAGGAAACAGCGTCCAATGTGGCAGCCTCAGCCAAGGCTGGCATGGAGAAAACGAAGGCCACCGTTCAAGAAAAG GCTGAGAGGATGACGACCCGCGACCCTATCCAGAAGGACATGGCTACACAGAAGAAAGAGGACAGAATCTACGAGGCTGAGCGCCAGAAGCAGGAGGCCCGCGAGCATAACGCCGCCGCTAGGCAGACTGGCGGCGGGGCTTATGGTGAGGGCTACACCACTGGCACTACTGGCGGGGTTCTTGGACATGACTACACCACTGGCACCGGGGGAACTGGAGCAGGTGGCTACACCGCAGAGGGGGGACTGGGGTCTGATTACCCGCAGGAGACCATGGGCGGGATGACCGGGACGGGCGCCACCACGGGTGGAGGCGGGCGGGTGAGGCATCAGCACCCGAGCACCGGTGGTGGTGCGAGGACAGGACATGGGACGGGCAGTACATATtag
- the LOC105162495 gene encoding late embryogenesis abundant protein 46-like: MQTMKETAANVAAAAKSGMEKTRATVQEKMERMTADSPQEKEMATATKEDIFHNADLKKQDAFEQNAAAKESGGSYSYSTTGDVGQPTGGHQMSALPGHGSGEPAGQVVEGTIKSHPIGKATGTGRPTTAHNTHVGAGANQGYGTGGAYSG; this comes from the exons ATGCAAACAATGAAGGAAACTGCTGCTAACGTCGCCGCCGCAGCAAAATCAGGCATGGAAAAGACCAGGGCCACCGTTCAAGAAAAG ATGGAGAGAATGACTGCCGACAGCcctcaagaaaaagaaatggcaACTGCAACAAAGGAAGACATATTCCACAACGCAGACCTCAAAAAGCAAGACGCCTTCGAGCAGAACGCCGCCGCCAAGGAGTCTGGCGGGTCGTATTCCTACTCCACCACTGGGGATGTGGGGCAGCCCACCGGCGGTCACCAGATGTCGGCGTTGCCTGGCCACGGCAGTGGAGAGCCGGCGGGGCAGGTGGTTGAGGGAACCATCAAGTCCCATCCTATAGGAAAGGCCACCGGCACAGGGAGGCCGACCACCGCGCATAACACACATGTGGGGGCTGGAGCAAATCAGGGTTATGGCACCGGTGGTGCTTATAGtggttaa
- the LOC105162496 gene encoding zinc finger CCCH domain-containing protein 14-like produces the protein MDTRKRGRGEFANGGAKKSKSEIDSFSSGIGSKSKPCTKFFSTAGCPFGENCHFLHYVPGGYNAVAQMMNLAPAPAPTSRMLTGPLAVQNGSSAAAVKTKICNKYKTAEGCKFGDKCHFAHGEWELGKPIAPSHEDPHSMGAIPNRFGGRPEAPIPGPAASFGASATAKISVDASLAGAVIGKGGVNSKQICRQTGAKLAIRDHESDPNLRNIELEGSFEQIQQASAMVRELIVSVGSAAGPGKPMGATGGPPAPGSNFKTKLCENFSKGSCTFGDRCHFAHGAAELRKSGI, from the exons ATGGACACGCGTAAGAGAGGCAGAGGCGAATTTGCTAACGGCGGTGCGAAGAAATCTAAGTCAG AAATCGACTCCTTTTCAAGTGGTATAGGAAGCAAATCGAAGCCATGCACGAAGTTTTTCAG CACTGCTGGTTGTCCATTTGGTGAGAATTGCCACTTCCTTCACTATGTTCCTGGTGGCTATAATGCGGTTGCCCAGATGATGAACTTGGCCCCTGCCCCTGCCCCTACCTCTAGAATGTTAACAGGTCCGCTAGCTGTCCAGAATGGTTCCTCTGCAGCTGCTGTTAAAACCAAAATATGCAACAAATACAAAACGGCAGAAGGTTGCAAATTCGGTGACAAATGCCACTTTGCTCATGGTGAATGGGAGCTCGGCAAGCCTATTGCACCTTCTCATGAAGATCCACACTCCATGGGAGCTATTCCTAACCGTTTTGGTGGTAGACCGGAGGCACCTATACCAGGCCCAGCAGCCAGTTTTGGCGCATCAGCCACGGCCAAGATCAGTGTGGATGCTTCTCTAGCTGGAGCCGTCATTGGGAAAGGAGGGGTGAATTCCAAACAGATCTGCAGGCAAACAGGAGCCAAGCTGGCCATCCGAGACCACGAATCAGATCCAAATCTTAGAAACATAGAGCTCGAGGGTTCGTTTGAACAGATTCAGCAAGCAAGTGCAATGGTGAGAGAACTTATTGTTAGCGTTGGCTCAGCAGCCGGCCCAGGGAAACCAATGGGAGCTACTGGCGGCCCTCCTGCCCCAGGGAGCAACTTCAAGACCAAGTTATGTGAGAATTTCTCCAAAGGCTCCTGCACTTTTGGCGACAGGTGCCATTTTGCACATGGGGCAGCTGAGCTACGGAAAAGCGGGATATGA